From Amphiprion ocellaris isolate individual 3 ecotype Okinawa chromosome 2, ASM2253959v1, whole genome shotgun sequence, a single genomic window includes:
- the LOC111567219 gene encoding claudin-19 — protein MASSGLQLLGFFLALVGVAATVTATLMVEWKKQSQGKHRAYEGLWMACSGTDRTTCEIHESLFKLPTEVQATRAVMLLSLLLSAIAMVVSTVGMKCTHFMDRIPDSKSTTAMIGGIIFMVSGLLTIIITSWYVKMIVQTFQESHRLQSYEFGKAVFVSWAGGLLTMAGGAFLSCRRCCGSKSSESISSNMKSNYV, from the exons ATGGCGAGTTCCGGACTGCAGCTGCTCGGCTTCTTCCTGGCTCTGGTCGGGGTCGCGGCCACGGTGACCGCCACCCTCATGGTGGAGTGGAAGAAACAGTCTCAGGGCAAACATCGCGCCTACGAGGGCCTGTGGATGGCCTGCAGCGGCACCGACAGAACCACGTGTGAGATCCACGAGTCCCTGTTCAAACTGCCCA CTGAAGTCCAGGCCACCAGAGCCGTGATGCTGCTCAGCCTCCTGCTCTCAGCCATCGCCATGGTCGTCTCCACGGTGGGGATGAAGTGCACCCACTTCATGGATCGCATTCCCGACAGCAAGAGCACTACAGCCATGATCGGAGGAATCATCTTCATGGTTTCAG GTCTTCtgaccatcatcatcacctccTGGTACGTCAAGATGATCGTCCAGACCTTCCAGGAGTCGCATCGTCTGCAGAG CTATGAGTTTGGTAAAGCCGTGTTCGTCAGCTGGGCCGGAGGACTCCTCACGATGGCCGGCGGAGCTTTTCTGAGCTGTCGGAGATGCTGCGGGTCAAAATCGTCCGAGTCCATCAGCTCCAACATGAAGTCCAACTACGTCTAG